TATTCCATTTTTATTTAAAAGTTTGATAGAATCCTCAAAAAAATCCATATAATGCCCTTTAGAAGCATCAATAAAAACAAAATCAAAGTTCTCCTCTATTTTTTTTATCTCTTCTACTGCATCTCCTTTTATAGAAACAATATTATTTAAACCAGATTTTTTTATATTCTCTTGAGCTTGATTATATCTCTTCTCATCAATCTCAATAGTATATAGTTTTCCATCTTGTCCTACTATCTCTTTTGCCATTAAAATTCCTGAATACCCTATTGCAGTCCCTACCTCTAAAATATTTTTGACTTTATGAGTCTTTACAATAAATTTCAGATACTCAGCAACCTCTTTAGTTACAATAGGCACATTGTTTTCATGTGCAAAATCTTCCATCTCCAATATTAAACTATCTTTTTCCACTATCTTTCCAATTATATAACTATTTGCATCTTTTAACTCTTCTAACATTTTTCCCTCTTCTTTCTTAATTTAGCAATATAAAATCCATCTAGAATATCTTCGTGATAATCTATTATAAATCCTCCAAACTCATCATATGTTCCATTTACATTTTCAGGAATATATAATTCTGTTGTTTCAAATTCTGGATATTTTTCTAAAAATTTTCCTATATTATCACTGTTTTCTTCTTTTAAAATAGTACATGTACTATAAACTAATTCTCCATCATCTTTTAAAACTTGAGCTGCTGACTCTAATATTTCAAATTGTAACTTTGATAGCTCCTCAACATTTTCAATATTTTTATTATAAAGAGCCTCTGGTTTTTTTCTTAATACACCATATCCACTACATGGAGCATCTACAAGTATTTTATCAAATTTTTTACCTTGTTGATTTAATTTTCTAGCATCCATTTTTACAGTTCTAACAAAATCTATTCCTAGTTTTTTACAATTTTCTTCTATCAATTTAAGTTTATGAGGATAGATATCTAAGGCTAAAAGTTCTCCTTCATTTTTCATCAACTCTCCTAAAACTGCTGTTTTACCTCCAGGAGCACTACAAGTATCTAAAACAGACTCATTTGATTTAGGGTTCAAATTTCTAGCTGATAAATATGATGAAGCATCTTGAACAATTATTTTCCCATCTTTAAACTCATCACTATATAATAAAATTCCAGATTCTAAATAGTATACTGTATCAACTTTTTTTACAATATTTATATTTAAACTTTCTAAAAGTTTTTCAAACTCCTCTTCACTATATTTTAAAGTGTTTACTCTAAAACTAATATATGGAATTTTTTTCAAAGACTCTAAAAATAGATTTGCTTCCTCTTTGTATTCTTGTTTAATTTTATCATAAAACCATCTAGGATAAGAAAGTAAGATATCCTCTTTATCATTTTCTTTTAATTCTAAAATATCATTTTCTAATTCACGAATATAGCTACGTAAAACCCCATTAACAAATTTTCCAACAGGGACTCCAAATTTTTTCTTTGCTAGTTCAGTGGCTTCCCATACAACACCTTTATCATCACTTTTCATAAAAGCAATTTGATACATAGATATTCTAAGAATATTTCTTATCCAATCTTTTTTTATACTTGAAGTTCTTTTATCTATCTCATAATCAAGGAATATTTTTTTTCTAATTACTCCATAAAAAAGTTCAGTTATAAATCCCTTTTCTTTTTTATTCAAATCATTTTGCTTAAAATATTCATTCAATGCTATATTGGAGTATTTTCCATTTTCAACTTCTTTTATAAGCCCTATAACTCTTTGCTTAATATTCATTTTCTCCTCCTATACTCTTCACTATCTAAATTATTATACAATATTTAATAAATAAATAAAAGTTATCATTTACAAAATGATGTAATTTTTTTGTAAACAAATATTGCCTTTTTTTTAATAAAATGTTACCCTAATATATGTAGTTTAAAATTTTATAAAAATGGAGGTGCAACATGGAAAATATTTTGTCTTATTTAGAAAATAACCAGTTGGCAAAGTTAAAAGAAGTACTTATTGAAGAAAATCCTGTAGACATAGCGGAGTTATTTGAAGACCTGCCCAAAGATCAATGTCTAAAACTTTTTAGAATACTTCCTAAAGACTTAGCTGCTGAAACTTTTTCATATCTTTCTTCAGAGAAACAACAAGAAATTGTAGAAAATATCACTGACGAAGAGATAAAATATATTATTAATGAGATGTTTATTGATGATACTGTAGACTTTATTGAGGAAATGCCAGCAAATATTGTTGATAAAATTCTTCAAAATACATCTCCTGACACAAGAAAGCTTATAAACCAATTTCTAAAGTATCCTGAAAACAGTGCTGGAAGTGTAATGACTGTTGAATATGTTTCCCTAAAGAGTGATATGAATATTGGACAAGCTTTAAATCATATTAAAAAAGTAGGTATTAATAATGAAACCATTGATATCTGTTATGTTATTGATAATCAAAGAAAACTTGTAGGATTTATCTCTTTAAAAAGTCTTATCTTCCTTGATGATATCATCCCTTTAGTTGATGCAATGGAAACTAATGTTATTAGTGCTACAACTACTGATGACCAAGAGGTAATCGCTTCTCTATTTAGAAAGTAT
The genomic region above belongs to Fusobacterium varium and contains:
- a CDS encoding O-methyltransferase; translation: MLEELKDANSYIIGKIVEKDSLILEMEDFAHENNVPIVTKEVAEYLKFIVKTHKVKNILEVGTAIGYSGILMAKEIVGQDGKLYTIEIDEKRYNQAQENIKKSGLNNIVSIKGDAVEEIKKIEENFDFVFIDASKGHYMDFFEDSIKLLNKNGIIFIDNIMFRGYLYKEYPKRFKTIVKRLDSFIDSLYNREDGDFVLLPFGDGVGLFHKK
- the rsmB gene encoding 16S rRNA (cytosine(967)-C(5))-methyltransferase RsmB, whose product is MNIKQRVIGLIKEVENGKYSNIALNEYFKQNDLNKKEKGFITELFYGVIRKKIFLDYEIDKRTSSIKKDWIRNILRISMYQIAFMKSDDKGVVWEATELAKKKFGVPVGKFVNGVLRSYIRELENDILELKENDKEDILLSYPRWFYDKIKQEYKEEANLFLESLKKIPYISFRVNTLKYSEEEFEKLLESLNINIVKKVDTVYYLESGILLYSDEFKDGKIIVQDASSYLSARNLNPKSNESVLDTCSAPGGKTAVLGELMKNEGELLALDIYPHKLKLIEENCKKLGIDFVRTVKMDARKLNQQGKKFDKILVDAPCSGYGVLRKKPEALYNKNIENVEELSKLQFEILESAAQVLKDDGELVYSTCTILKEENSDNIGKFLEKYPEFETTELYIPENVNGTYDEFGGFIIDYHEDILDGFYIAKLRKKREKC